Below is a genomic region from Caldisericota bacterium.
AGGGCATTGGGAAAAAGCTTGTTGAATTTTGGGAAAAGGAAATGCGAAATAAAGGATATAAAAAAACAATGACATCGACATTATCAAATGAGCAAGCACAGCATTTTTATAGAAAGCTTGGATACAGGGATGCAGGTTCACTATTGCTGGATAAGGAGCCGCTGGAAATTATTTTTGTGAAAGATATATGATTGCTTGTAGAAAAAAGAGCATTATACGGTGCAACTAGCGAACTACATATACCGCGTTAGCGATTAAAGAGAGCATGGAGTTTTGCTGCTGGACTTATAGTATTTTACCCCAAAATGTAACAAAATAACCTCCCTCACAACTTGCAACCCATCTTCCAAATGGTAACCACATAACAGTATAATCACAAATCAACTCGCCAGTTTGTTTATCGATTGTTCCGTCTATTCTGGCTTTTTCTTTAAAGACCCTGTCATGAATAGCTTGATTATTCATCCAGGGCGCCCAAATCAATAACAACATGACTACAAGAGTTATGATTAAAGTAATTTTAGCATTCTTTTTCATATTTGTACGTTATTAACATTTATTTATTAAACTTTTGTTTTTTTTATTCATAGTCTTGCTCAATTATTGTAACTTTGCCAAATACTTTTCAAAATCAGCGACTACATATTTTTTACCTTTTTGAATTACCTTATGTCCTTCCTTCTCCAAAAGTTTCTTCTGAGCCTTTATCCCACCAGAATATTTCTCGTTTATTACTCCGCCTGTTTTTAATGTTCGCCAATAAGGAGTGATGTCCTTCTTTCTATCCGCTATAACTTCTGCTGCTGCCTCAGCCGCGATGCGAGCGAAAATTCCGGTAGTTAGCGGACAGCCAATTGTAGCATTGTGTTTTTGAGCAAGCGTCGTACGAATGTCATTAATGGTAATGAGTTTTCCTTTAGGTACTTTTTTCATAATTTTATCCACTTCAATTGGCACCGGAATTACCATTGTATCACCAATTTTTGTCCCCCATCTGCCAGCCATTTTGGGAGTAATCTGCACTATTTTCGGCAGACCTTTACTATCTCTCAATTTTTCCTGCCAAGACTTGGGTTTTTTAGATTTTTTACTCATCTTTATGCCTCCATATTTAATTAACTTTAACCTTTAAATATTCTTCTTTATTTGAAGGCGAAGCTCAGGTTTTCACTTAATATTTTGCGGACAAAATAAGTTGCCGAAGGTTGTAGCCTCATATCTGTTGTTGTGCGATGTGGGCGTAATTTTTAATCCAGT
It encodes:
- a CDS encoding MGMT family protein, with protein sequence MSKKSKKPKSWQEKLRDSKGLPKIVQITPKMAGRWGTKIGDTMVIPVPIEVDKIMKKVPKGKLITINDIRTTLAQKHNATIGCPLTTGIFARIAAEAAAEVIADRKKDITPYWRTLKTGGVINEKYSGGIKAQKKLLEKEGHKVIQKGKKYVVADFEKYLAKLQ